One Aegilops tauschii subsp. strangulata cultivar AL8/78 chromosome 7, Aet v6.0, whole genome shotgun sequence genomic window carries:
- the LOC109772081 gene encoding disease resistance protein RPM1, with product MEDMVDEYLYLLGQDRDIGCCFYVKKGLRKPRSLLSLNRIAFKVKQIEKDLTHQSETKNRWLPMINTGDPSSSNYIVKRSQDLANTSRSLDEEDLVGMDKSREQLEQLLAGDDLERVVIALLGMGGLGKTTLAANVYRKERQKFQCHAWVSISQTYFTEDILRNIIKELFKHEVGVPSNIATMDITCLEETLKTFLKQQKYLIILDDVWNPQAFDGLSRALIHNDKGSRVIITTRQGDVAALASRGHILTLEALPEEKARDLFCRKAFPRDTNYECPAELKSLSAEIVSKCKGLPLVIVLVGSLLRVREKTVEEWRRINDQLSWELINNSRLDHIRNILHLSFIYLPTHLKSCFLYCSLFPEDYLFKRKHLVRLWTAEMFIEERGESTLEEVAEGCLKDLIDRNLLQLVKRNSFGRMKAFRMHDILRELAVELCHKNCFGVTYKDDCGVSLETDGRRLVLHRPKKDIQLPFSSIHRLRTIITLNACMVSFTLLHMLCKKSRYMTVLELSGLPIEKIPDDIGHLFNLRHLGLRNSKVKMLPKSIEKLSNLLTLDLHGSDIRELPSWITKLKKLRHLFVEKKFQPYREIQSNNGVRIPNGLGNLTNLQTLQALEAQATSVRQLGELTQLRSLRLWNVKEIDCRCISDSLVQMRHLSNLYVSASDDNEILLLNLRLPSLQKLSLIGRLVRRTLHKSPLFQAVEGQNLYSLALSWSQLTEDPLSYLSPLSNLTYLQFTRAYTGEKLTFLTGWFPKLKFLHLRDMPNLNRLEIEQGTMVSLERLALVNLESMMEVPLGIKFLMPLQYVGFHEITGYFLMLLQQCSAIRGTQWGYSLRR from the coding sequence ATGGAGGACATGGTAGATGAGTACCTATATCTACTTGGTCAGGACCGTGATATAGGGTGTTGCTTTTACGTGAAGAAAGGGTTAAGAAAACCAAGATCTCTGCTTTCTCTGAACCGGATAGCTTTCAAGGTGAAACAAATAGAGAAAGACCTCACACACCAGTCAGAGACTAAAAACCGTTGGCTTCCCATGATAAACACCGGGGATCCTAGCAGCTCGAATTACATTGTAAAGAGGTCCCAAGATCTAGCGAACACTTCACGATCCCTTGATGAAGAAGATCTAGTCGGGATGGATAAAAGCCGAGAACAACTTGAGCAATTGTTGGCAGGTGATGATTTGGAGCGCGTTGTGATAGCCCTGCTTGGAATGGGAGGACTTGGCAAAACAACTTTGGCTGCAAATGTATATAGGAAGGAGAGACAAAAGTTCCAATGTCACGCCTGGGTCTCCATATCCCAAACTTATTTTACAGAAGATATCTTAAGGAACATAATCAAAGAACTTTTCAAACATGAAGTTGGTGTTCCATCTAACATTGCGACAATGGACATCACATGCCTTGAAGAGACACTGAAGACATTTCTAAAGCAACAAAAGTATTTGATCATATTGGATGATGTTTGGAATCCACAGGCATTTGATGGCTTGTCTAGAGCCCTTATTCATAATGATAAAGGCAGTAGAGTAATAATCACAACAAGGCAAGGGGATGTTGCTGCACTTGCCTCTCGAGGACATATCTTAACACTAGAAGCTTTACCAGAAGAGAAGGCACGTGATCTCTTTTGTAGGAAAGCCTTTCCAAGAGATACAAATTATGAATGTCCTGCCGAGTTGAAGTCTTTGTCAGCAGAAATTGTTTCCAAGTGCAAAGGCTTACCTCTTGTTATTGTTTTAGTCGGCAGCCTCTTGCGTGTGCGTGAGAAAACTGTCGAAGAATGGAGAAGAATAAATGACCAATTGAGTTGGGAGCTAATTAATAATTCGAGGCTTGATCACATAAGGAATATTTTACACCTGAGCTTCATCTACCTTCCAACACACTTGAAAAGTTGCTTCTTGTACTGCAGCTTATTTCCAGAAGACTATCTTTTTAAGAGGAAACATCTTGTACGGTTATGGACAGCAGAGATGTTCATCGAGGAGAGGGGTGAAAGCACATTAGAAGAAGTAGCAGAAGGCTGTCTGAAGGACTTGATTGATAGAAACCTGCTACAACTTGTTAAAAGGAACAGTTTTGGTAGGATGAAGGCATTCAGAATGCACGACATCTTACGTGAATTGGCGGTTGAATTGTGCCATAAGAACTGTTTTGGTGTCACATACAAGGATGATTGTGGGGTGTCTCTTGAGACGGATGGACGTCGATTGGTACTGCATAGACCAAAGAAGGATATTCAGCTGCCTTTTTCCAGTATACACCGACTTCGTACGATCATTACTCTGAATGCATGCATGGTATCATTCACTCTACTACATATGCTATGTAAGAAGTCGAGATATATGACGGTGCTGGAATTAAGTGGTCTGCCCATCGAGAAGATTCCAGATGATATTGGACATCTTTTTAATCTCCGCCATTTAGGTTTGCGTAATTCaaaagtgaagatgcttccaaaATCCATCGAGAAGCTCTCAAATTTGTTGACACTAGACCTTCATGGATCAGACATACGTGAGTTGCCTAGTTGGATTACCAAACTGAAGAAGCTCCGACACTTATTTGTTGAGAAAAAATTTCAGCCATATAGAGAGATTCAAAGTAACAATGGTGTGCGTATCCCCAATGGTCTTGGAAATCTAACAAACTTACAGACACTACAAGCATTGGAAGCGCAAGCTACATCTGTTAGACAGTTAGGGGAGCTAACACAACTAAGAAGCTTGAGGTTATGGAATGTCAAGGAAATTGACTGTAGATGCATTAGTGATTCTCTAGTTCAGATGCGACATTTGTCCAACCTATATGTGAGTGCAAGTGATGACAACGAGATTCTGTTGCTGAATTTACGCCTGCCAAGCCTGCAAAAGTTATCTTTGATAGGACGGCTAGTGAGAAGAACATTGCACAAGTCTCCTCTCTTCCAAGCTGTCGAAGGGCAAAACTTGTATTCATTGGCTCTATCTTGGTCACAACTGACAGAAGACCCCCTTTCATACTTATCTCCATTGTCCAATTTGACATATCTACAGTTCACCAGAGCATACACTGGAGAGAAGTTGACATTTCTCACTGGATGGTTTCCCAAGCTAAAGTTTCTCCATCTAAGAGACATGCCTAATTTGAATAGGCTAGAGATAGAACAAGGTACCATGGTGAGCCTGGAAAGATTAGCACTAGTCAACCTCGAGAGCATGATGGAGGTTCCACTTGGCATCAAGTTCCTCATGCCCCTCCAATATGTAGGCTTCCACGAAATCACCGGTTACTTCTTGATGTTGCTCCAGCAATGTTCTGCGATTCGAGGGACGCAATGGGGGTATAGTCTCCGACGTTGA